From a single Pseudomonas serboccidentalis genomic region:
- a CDS encoding GDL motif peptide-associated radical SAM/SPASM maturase yields the protein MSDVRPARYLSDNDLKRYVPVHVVWEITLACDLKCLHCGSRAGHRRPDELNTRECLDVIDSLAALGTREITLIGGEAYLRKDWTQLIKAIHDHGMYCAIQTGGRNLTPAKMQAAIDAGLDGVGISLDGLAPLHDAVRNVPGSFDKAVDTLRRAKASGLAVSVNTQIGAATLPDLPALMDTIIELGATHWQIQITVAMGNAVDHPELLLQPYQLLDVMPLLARLYREGVDRGLLMNVGNNIGYYGPYEHLWRGFGDERVHWTGCAAGQTVLALEADGTVKGCPSLATVGFSGGNVRNMSLHDIWHYSEGMHFGRLRSVDDMWGYCRGCYYNDVCRGGCTWTSHSLLGKPGNNPYCHYRTLELQKRGLRERIVKVEEAAQKSFAVGRFDLITERIDTGEKVSSVSDSGQVVKLAWINQGQQSPEQGRIAPQLSLCRSCLQYIYPHEVICPHCNADVAAAEAEHQANRARQQAIMNTLTGLLGIAPSRLN from the coding sequence ATGTCAGACGTGCGCCCTGCCCGTTACCTCAGCGACAACGATCTCAAACGCTACGTGCCGGTGCACGTAGTCTGGGAGATCACCTTGGCCTGCGACCTGAAATGCCTGCATTGCGGCTCCCGCGCAGGGCATCGACGGCCTGACGAACTCAATACCCGCGAGTGCCTGGACGTCATCGACTCGCTGGCCGCGCTCGGCACCCGCGAGATCACCCTGATCGGCGGCGAAGCCTATCTGCGCAAGGACTGGACGCAACTGATCAAGGCCATTCACGACCACGGCATGTACTGCGCGATCCAGACCGGCGGACGCAACCTGACCCCGGCGAAGATGCAGGCGGCGATAGATGCCGGGCTCGACGGCGTGGGCATTTCCCTCGACGGCCTCGCCCCGCTGCATGACGCGGTGCGCAACGTCCCCGGCTCGTTCGACAAGGCTGTAGACACCCTGCGCCGGGCCAAGGCCTCAGGACTGGCGGTGAGCGTCAACACCCAGATCGGCGCCGCCACACTGCCGGACTTGCCGGCACTGATGGACACCATCATCGAACTCGGCGCCACGCACTGGCAGATCCAGATCACCGTCGCCATGGGCAACGCGGTGGATCACCCGGAGTTGCTGCTGCAACCCTATCAACTGCTGGACGTCATGCCGTTGCTGGCACGCCTGTATCGTGAAGGTGTCGACCGTGGCCTGCTGATGAACGTCGGCAACAACATCGGTTATTACGGCCCGTATGAACACCTGTGGCGCGGCTTCGGTGACGAACGCGTGCACTGGACCGGTTGCGCCGCCGGCCAGACGGTTCTGGCGCTGGAAGCCGACGGCACGGTCAAAGGCTGCCCGTCACTGGCGACCGTCGGGTTCTCCGGGGGCAACGTGCGCAACATGAGCCTGCACGACATCTGGCACTACAGCGAAGGCATGCATTTCGGCCGCCTGCGCTCGGTGGATGACATGTGGGGTTACTGCCGTGGCTGTTATTACAACGACGTGTGTCGCGGCGGTTGCACCTGGACCTCGCATTCGCTGCTCGGCAAACCCGGCAACAACCCCTACTGCCATTACCGCACGCTGGAGCTGCAAAAGCGTGGGCTGCGCGAGCGCATCGTCAAGGTCGAGGAAGCGGCGCAGAAGTCGTTCGCGGTCGGCCGCTTCGACCTGATCACCGAACGCATCGACACCGGCGAAAAGGTCAGCAGCGTCAGTGACAGCGGTCAGGTGGTCAAACTGGCGTGGATCAATCAGGGCCAGCAATCGCCGGAGCAAGGCCGGATCGCCCCGCAACTGAGCCTGTGCCGCAGCTGCTTGCAGTACATCTATCCGCACGAGGTGATCTGTCCACATTGCAACGCCGATGTCGCCGCCGCCGAAGCCGAACACCAGGCCAATCGAGCGCGGCAGCAGGCGATCATGAACACGCTGACCGGGCTGCTGGGCATCGCGCCGAGTCGCTTGAACTGA
- a CDS encoding DUF1842 domain-containing protein, with the protein MSIGLFHTRLSISNALLGAPVLTLDLLVDTAHKRVSGIASVFQATWPTVNYREPVWGSFSESKLTANVENHIILTLDGGPSRPPSQIAQTFHLRGILGSDWDSGFVDYRYEEQGQWHEVKHVAVHQAPSEQPHPGPHPQPLYAVAVQQAQTSGDLAQLKTVVQQAEQQVAHEGALRSALEHLKAEIARLEAR; encoded by the coding sequence ATGTCGATTGGACTTTTTCACACCCGTCTGAGCATCAGCAATGCACTGCTCGGTGCACCGGTCCTGACCCTTGATCTGCTGGTCGATACTGCGCACAAACGTGTCAGCGGGATTGCCAGTGTGTTCCAGGCCACCTGGCCGACGGTCAATTACCGGGAACCGGTCTGGGGCAGTTTTTCCGAATCCAAACTGACTGCCAATGTCGAGAACCACATCATCCTCACCCTCGACGGCGGCCCGAGCCGCCCGCCCAGCCAAATCGCCCAGACGTTCCACCTCAGAGGCATTCTGGGCAGCGACTGGGACAGCGGTTTTGTCGATTATCGCTATGAAGAACAGGGCCAGTGGCACGAAGTGAAGCATGTCGCGGTGCATCAGGCACCCAGCGAGCAACCGCATCCGGGGCCACACCCGCAGCCACTGTACGCCGTGGCCGTGCAGCAGGCGCAGACCAGCGGCGATCTGGCGCAGCTCAAAACCGTGGTGCAACAGGCCGAGCAACAAGTGGCGCACGAAGGCGCCTTGCGTAGCGCTCTTGAGCATTTGAAAGCGGAAATCGCGCGACTGGAAGCGCGCTAG
- a CDS encoding DUF1842 domain-containing protein, translating into MSGSTQQNVGLFPVSYRIGTGAPGAQSLALHLLVSTPNAKVNGTAVITQATNPPLDVHSDVWGEYTYLTVMSPGVSKILVTAQGNHGGPGSNSIDNFDVRLVVGTDWREGVANYRYFDGQRWHEVNNAPAHLQESLPSPYHPGPVISPHPPILPLYAAPIQSAIASGDLAQMKNLAKLAQQQLDQQPQLQSALEAAKKEVSRLQSR; encoded by the coding sequence ATGTCCGGTTCTACTCAGCAAAATGTCGGTTTGTTCCCGGTGAGCTATCGCATCGGCACCGGCGCGCCCGGGGCGCAGTCGCTGGCCCTGCACCTGCTGGTCTCGACGCCGAATGCGAAAGTCAACGGCACCGCCGTGATCACCCAGGCAACCAACCCGCCACTCGACGTGCATTCAGACGTCTGGGGTGAGTACACCTACCTCACCGTGATGTCGCCCGGGGTCAGCAAAATCCTCGTGACCGCCCAAGGCAATCACGGCGGGCCGGGCTCCAACTCCATCGATAACTTCGATGTGCGTCTGGTAGTCGGCACCGACTGGCGCGAAGGCGTCGCCAACTATCGCTATTTCGATGGTCAACGCTGGCACGAGGTCAACAACGCCCCGGCGCATCTGCAGGAGTCGCTGCCTTCACCGTACCACCCGGGCCCGGTGATCAGTCCGCACCCACCGATCCTGCCGCTGTACGCCGCGCCGATCCAAAGTGCGATCGCCAGCGGTGACCTGGCGCAGATGAAAAATCTGGCCAAACTCGCGCAGCAGCAACTCGACCAACAACCGCAACTGCAGAGCGCACTGGAAGCGGCGAAGAAAGAAGTCAGCCGGCTGCAGAGCCGCTGA
- a CDS encoding DUF1843 domain-containing protein, with protein sequence MSRSTANIPPYGVAIQGAIKQGDVQHMKTLLQQRDTRKPEAQDLKDAYEELAREISRHEKP encoded by the coding sequence ATGTCCCGTTCAACGGCCAACATCCCGCCTTATGGCGTCGCCATTCAAGGCGCAATCAAGCAAGGCGATGTGCAGCACATGAAGACGTTGTTGCAACAGCGCGACACCCGTAAACCTGAAGCGCAAGACCTGAAGGATGCGTACGAAGAACTGGCCAGGGAAATTTCCAGGCACGAAAAGCCCTGA